From the genome of Pseudomonas mohnii:
ACCACAAAGCCCAACACTGAAAGCGCCTCCCTGCACCCTTTATGCAGGAGCGAAGTCACTTGCCAATCGACCGGTCACCGATCGAAAGGCGCTGAAGTGAGGTCGCTCCTGCATAACGCATTTACGACAGCATCAAATAGCCACTAATCTTCTGCTTGATATCATTCAGCCATGCGTTTAAATTTGACGCTGATTTTTTGACTCCTTCTCAAGAAAAGGATCGACAAGATGGCGATGCGTCTGGCTGTGGTGCTGCTATTCCTCTATTCCACTCCGATTTTATCCGCCGCAGAGCCTCTTTCTGGCGAGCCTGACGCTGCCCGCGAACGCTTGATGAGTTTTATCGAGGACTGACATAGTCCGCTTCAATGATCAACGAAGCTGATAGTTGCTATAGACGGTACTCGTTGGTTATCCGCGCTTTTTTGATCGATTCTGTGGACTCTGAAACATGTCCACGGAGAACATCATGGCCCGCGCAATCATTACTTCTGCCAAACATGGCGCCTATGTGGCTATCGGTCTTTACCTGGTCATGGTGTTGGTTGTCAGCCTTTCGCCGCAGTCGCAACGATCCTTCGAAGCGCCTATTCAAGTCGCACATCCTGGCATCCAGTTTGAGCACCGCGCGCACAACGCGATGGTCGACCAGGCGGATCTTGCTGGAGTCGGCGGCGCATGAAAGGTCACAGACTTTGGGTCATTGCCTTCCTGGCGTTCATGACCAATGGCGCGTCGCTGTTGGGGATCGGCCAGGGCTCGGCGGGCTCGGTGGCCCGGTCCATAGAGGCCAACCACAACATCGCCCGTAACATCGAAACCGCCAAGGCATTGGGCCTGCTGGCCGGCAACCCGCCGATCAAGCCTGAAAGCGGTTTTTTCGGGCCGTTCCAGGTTGATTGCTCGGCCATCGGCATGTGCGAAGTACTGGCCTGAATCACTGAATCACCACGCTCCCTGTGGGAGCGAGCCTGCTCGCGATGGTCGTGAACGATGACGCTGAGAACCTGGCACCGCGCGGCGCTCTCAGGTTTTTCGCGAGCAGGCTCGCTCCTACAGGGAATCGCGTTTACTTCGCCATGATCGACGTAAACAACTGCGACTCGATAAACCGCTGCAACCAGGCCTGTAACCGCCGATAAGGCGTCTGCGCGAACCACTCACGATCGACATGGGCGAACTGCCGTATGAACGGCATCAGCGCTACATCGGCGAGGGTGGGATGATCGGCCAGCAAGCAGGCGTGACCGTCGAGCATCTCGTCGAGCTTGCGCAAGAACACCTCACCCTCGGCGCGGTAAAACGCCATCGCGTGTTCGGGGTAACGTTCGGCGTATTTGTAGCGATTGAGATGCACCTTGAACGACTGGTCGTTTGCCTCGATCAGCGCGGCAATCGTCAGCTGTCCCTGCGGATCATCCTTGAGCAACCAATCCTGCGGATCGTTCTGCGCCAACGCCCAGCGCATGATCTCCAGGCTTTCATCGATGACCCGGCCGTCCACGTTCAGCACCGGCACCGTGCCTTTGCTCGACAGCGCGAGCATTTCGGCGGGTTTGGCCTTCAGACTGACTTCGACAATGCTCAATTCAACCCCTGAGTAGCGCAGGGCCATGCGCGCTCGCATGGCGTACGGGCAGCGGCGAAAGGAATAGAGCGTGGTCATTTCACCTCCAGGGTGCTGAGGCCATTACCCTGGCGGCGGACCTGAATCTGCACCGGGATCCGTTCATGCATTTCCTGCACATGGGAAATGACCGCGACCTTGCGGCCCTGGGCCTGCAGGCCGTCGAGGGCGTCCATGGCCAGTTGCAGGGATTCCGGATCGAGGCTGCCGAAGCCTTCGTCGATGAACAGCGATTCGATTTTCAGCGTGCTCGACGCCATCGATGCCAGGCCCAATGCCAGCGCCAGCGATACCAGGAAGGTCTCGCCACCCGACAACGAATGCACCGAGCGCAGTTCGTCGCCCATCTCGGTGTCCATCACCAGCAACCCCAGCATGCTGCCACCGCGCTTGAGGCGATAGCGGCGCACCAATTGGCGCAATTGTACGTTGGCGTGATGGACCAGCAAGTCGAGGTTGTAGGCCTGGGCGATCTTGCGGAAGGTGTCGCCGGTGGCCGAGCCGATCAACGCATTCAAACGCGCCCAGCGCTGGAATTCGGCATAAGCATCGGCAATCTGTTGCGCCAGGGCCTGATTGGCGTTTTGCCGGCGCTGATCTTCTGCCTGCTCGGCACGCAATTCGGCGCAGCGCTGTTCGCTGACGCTGAACTGGTTTTGCAGTTCTGCCAGCGCTGTGGCGAGTTGCTCGGCGTCGAGGTTACCGTTGTGCTGCGCCTGATGAGCGAGCAGGCGCTGGTCGCGCTCTTGCAGCAGCACTTTGGCCTGTTCGATGGCCTTTTCGCTGTTCTGCAAACGCTGGCGAAGCTCGCTCACGTGCGTGTCATCGACCCGCAGCAGGTCTTCGAGACCGCCGTCATCCAGCTCGGGATGACGGCCGCGCCAGTCGGCGATTTTGTCGGTGAGATCGCGATCTTCGATGTCCAGCGCCTGCAGACGCTCTTGCTGCGCCTTGAGTTCGGCGGCGATCTGCACGCGTTGCGTACGGACGTTTTGCAGTTCCTGCGCCGTTGTTGTTTCGGCACTGCGTGCTTGCTCTACGGCGTTTTCCAGCCCTTGCTGAAACTGCTCGGCGCTGCTGTGCTCGCCCAGCAAGTGCGCAAGCTGGAGCTGGCAAGCCTGTTGCTGCTCGGCCAGCGCACTGAACTGCTGCTCGGCGGTTTGCAGTTGTTGCACGCGGGTTTGCTGGCGATCTTGTTCTTTCTCAAGCGTCTGTTGACGCTGTTGCTGCTCGGCCAGCTCTTCTTTCTGCTGATCGAGTTGTGCGAGCCGTTCGGTGATCTGCCGATCCAGCTGCATGAACGTCGCAGCAGGTTCCATCCGTAGCGCTTCGAGGGTTTCGGCCGGCAACAGACTGCCGAACGCGGTGAGTTCCTCGTCGAGTCGTTGACGGTCACTGCTCAATTCGCGCTGCTGGTTACTCAGGTGCTGGGCCGCTTGTTGGTACGCTGTTTCGGCTTGGCGCAATTGCTGGGTCAAACGCGCGGCGTCTTGCTGCAAGGTGAGCAGGGCGCGCTGACGCTGTTCGTCCTGAGCGATGCTCTGGTTCAACTGATCGTTGTGGCGGGTCAGCCAGGCGTCTCGCTGTGCGGCGTCCTGATCCAGCAGTTGTGCGGCCAGAGGGTGGGCGCTGAGGCTTGGGGCCAAGGCTTGTTGCTGGGCGTTCAGTTGCTCCTGTTGTTGCAGCAATTCCTTTTGCTGGGCGATGACGCCCACCACCTCGGCGCGCAATTCGGTGAGCTTTTCCTTGAGCTGGTCGACGGTTTGTTGCGCGCTGGCCTGTTCGCTTTCGTCGTGGCGACCGAGGCTTTGCAACAGTGCTTCGGGCTGATGGTAAGGATGCTCTTGACTGCCGCAGACCGGGCACGGCTGGTCGTCCTGCAACTGCGCGCGCAACTCTTCGACACTGGCGCTGCGGGCCAGACGCTGGCGCTCCAGCAGTTCTCGGGTGACGTTGAAGGTTTGTTCGGCCACCGTCAGTTCGGCCTTGGTTTTTACCCCGTCCTGAGTCAGCCGGTCACGTTCCTGTTGCGCGGCGTGCTGGCGTTGTTGCAGTTCGGTGCCGCGCCTGTCCAGTTCCTGCTGGCTGGCCCACAGTCGCATCAGGTCTTCGACGGTGCGCAGCTGTTTCCGGTTGTCCTGCAACAGGTTGCCGAGGATGCCGATCTGCTCGGCCACCGCGTCCGGCTCGGCACCGGCCTCTTTAAACAGCACTTCAAGTTGCTGCTTTTGTGTAGCGAACTCCTCGGCGCTGCGGGTGGCGTTGTGTTCGAGGGTCGCGAGTTCGGCCTGGCCTTTGTTTAGACGGTTGCCGATCAGCATCAACTGTTGCAGGCGGTCTCTATAAGCATTCCAGGCATCGCCAAGCGATGCCAGATGGCCGCTGCGTTCCAGCTCGGTGGCGATGCGCTGCAAACGCTCGGCAACCTGGGTCTGCTTTTCCAGCAAGCTTTGAATGGCGCTTTGGCCTTGGAGACAGGCCTGTTCTGCAGTGTGCTTCGCGTCGGCGCTGAGGGCGGCTTCCTTGGCCAGGCGGGCGAGGGTGCTTTGCTCTTCGAAGGCCTGACGCAGTCGTGGAGCACTTTCGGTTTGCCGTTGTTGGGCTTCGCTCAGGGCGGTTTGCGTGGCCGTGAGATTGTGCTCCAGCACCGTCTGACGCTCAGTCAGCTCATGCTGTTGCCGGCTATGGGCAGCAATCTGCGCGGCCAGTGGCGTCAACAGTGCATCGAGTTCGGTTTTGCGGGCGAACTGGTGCCGCTGTGGAGCGAGATGTTCCAGCCGGGTCAGCTTCAGGCGCTCGTCGGCCAAACCTTCCCACTGCTGTTGGGCGCTGTGCAGTTGCTCGGTCGCTGCGTGCTGCGCGTCCTGCAACTGACGAAGATCCTTGAGCCAGGTGTGTTGCTGCTCAAGCTGCTTGAGTTGCGCCTGCTGCAACTTCAGCTGTTGCTGCGCTTCGTTGAAGCGTTCATCCAGCTCCGCACGGGCTTCGGGCGACAACGGGGTGACACCGCTGGCCTGGTCCTGCAGCAGTTTGTGCGCTTCGCGTGCCTCTTTGGTCTTGTCGAAGGCGCGACGGCCGAGGCGGGTGTAGAGCGCGGTGTCGGTGAGTTTTTCCAGCAGTTCGCTGCGGTCGTTGTCATCGGCCTTGAGAAAGGCGCTGAACTCGCTTTGGGCCAGCAGCACGGCGCGGGTGAACTGTTCGAAATTCAGGCCCAGGGCGGCTTCGAGTTGGGTCTTGTATTCGCCTTTCTGGCTGGCCAGCAGTTGATCCTGATCGATGTCACGCAGGCTCTGGCGACTGGCTTGCAACTTGCCACTGGCCTTTTCCCGGGCGCGGTTGGCTTCCCAGCGTGCGCGATAGCGGCGGCCGTCGACGCCGACGAAATCCACTTCGGCATAGCCTTCACCGGTGCCGCGACGCAGCAGGGTGCGCGGGTCACCGGTGCCGATTTCGCCATCGGCGTCCGGCACCTTGGCGTCGCGGCCGGTGTTGTTCAGGCGTGGAACCGCGCCGAACAGCGCCAGACACAGGGCATCAAGCAACGTGCTTTTGCCGGCGCCGGTCGGGCCGGTGATGGCGAACAGCCCGGCACTGGCCAAGGGTTCGGCGGTGAAGTCGATTTCAAACGGCCCCG
Proteins encoded in this window:
- a CDS encoding glutathione S-transferase, giving the protein MTTLYSFRRCPYAMRARMALRYSGVELSIVEVSLKAKPAEMLALSSKGTVPVLNVDGRVIDESLEIMRWALAQNDPQDWLLKDDPQGQLTIAALIEANDQSFKVHLNRYKYAERYPEHAMAFYRAEGEVFLRKLDEMLDGHACLLADHPTLADVALMPFIRQFAHVDREWFAQTPYRRLQAWLQRFIESQLFTSIMAK
- a CDS encoding AAA family ATPase — protein: MKILAIRLKNLASLAGPFEIDFTAEPLASAGLFAITGPTGAGKSTLLDALCLALFGAVPRLNNTGRDAKVPDADGEIGTGDPRTLLRRGTGEGYAEVDFVGVDGRRYRARWEANRAREKASGKLQASRQSLRDIDQDQLLASQKGEYKTQLEAALGLNFEQFTRAVLLAQSEFSAFLKADDNDRSELLEKLTDTALYTRLGRRAFDKTKEAREAHKLLQDQASGVTPLSPEARAELDERFNEAQQQLKLQQAQLKQLEQQHTWLKDLRQLQDAQHAATEQLHSAQQQWEGLADERLKLTRLEHLAPQRHQFARKTELDALLTPLAAQIAAHSRQQHELTERQTVLEHNLTATQTALSEAQQRQTESAPRLRQAFEEQSTLARLAKEAALSADAKHTAEQACLQGQSAIQSLLEKQTQVAERLQRIATELERSGHLASLGDAWNAYRDRLQQLMLIGNRLNKGQAELATLEHNATRSAEEFATQKQQLEVLFKEAGAEPDAVAEQIGILGNLLQDNRKQLRTVEDLMRLWASQQELDRRGTELQQRQHAAQQERDRLTQDGVKTKAELTVAEQTFNVTRELLERQRLARSASVEELRAQLQDDQPCPVCGSQEHPYHQPEALLQSLGRHDESEQASAQQTVDQLKEKLTELRAEVVGVIAQQKELLQQQEQLNAQQQALAPSLSAHPLAAQLLDQDAAQRDAWLTRHNDQLNQSIAQDEQRQRALLTLQQDAARLTQQLRQAETAYQQAAQHLSNQQRELSSDRQRLDEELTAFGSLLPAETLEALRMEPAATFMQLDRQITERLAQLDQQKEELAEQQQRQQTLEKEQDRQQTRVQQLQTAEQQFSALAEQQQACQLQLAHLLGEHSSAEQFQQGLENAVEQARSAETTTAQELQNVRTQRVQIAAELKAQQERLQALDIEDRDLTDKIADWRGRHPELDDGGLEDLLRVDDTHVSELRQRLQNSEKAIEQAKVLLQERDQRLLAHQAQHNGNLDAEQLATALAELQNQFSVSEQRCAELRAEQAEDQRRQNANQALAQQIADAYAEFQRWARLNALIGSATGDTFRKIAQAYNLDLLVHHANVQLRQLVRRYRLKRGGSMLGLLVMDTEMGDELRSVHSLSGGETFLVSLALALGLASMASSTLKIESLFIDEGFGSLDPESLQLAMDALDGLQAQGRKVAVISHVQEMHERIPVQIQVRRQGNGLSTLEVK